From the Malus domestica chromosome 17, GDT2T_hap1 genome, one window contains:
- the LOC103438781 gene encoding CBL-interacting serine/threonine-protein kinase 5 — translation MQGKEQKQLSPKSPRNILFDKYEMGRLLGQGTFAKVYHGKNLATKENVAIKVINKDHIKKEGLMEQIKREIYIMHLVRHPHIVQLKEVMATKTKIFFVMEHVKGGELFAKVSKGKLKEDMARKYFRQLVSAVEFCHSRGVSHRDLKPENLLLDENGDLKVSDFGLSALPEQHWSDGMLHTQCGTPAYVAPEILRKKGYDGAKADIWSCGVVLFVFLAGYLPFQDENLMRTYSKVFKADYEFPPWISMDARCLIKKLLVVDPEKRISFQQIMRNPWFRKGSNFAKSIASSNSIEDDKNGKGEKIGNLGRTRSGNIPTPPFLNAFEFISSMSEGFDLSNMFETKRKSGSMFTSKCSASTIMAKLQVVAERLNFGLACEKEFTVKLQGKKEGRKGKLAVTAELYQVAAEVAVVEFSQLAGDTLEYTKFCEEDVRPALKDIVWTWQGEENECSQKKVANPNCH, via the coding sequence ATGCAGGGAAAGGAGCAAAAGCAGTTGAGTCCCAAGTCACCAAGAAACATTCTATTTGACAAGTATGAGATGGGAAGGCTTCTAGGCCAAGGCACCTTTGCCAAAGTCTACCATGGCAAAAACCTCGCCACGAAAGAAAATGTAGCAATCAAAGTGATAAACAAAGACCACATCAAGAAAGAAGGCCTAATGGAGCAAATAAAGCGCGAAATTTATATCATGCACTTAGTCCGGCATCCCCACATTGTCCAATTAAAAGAAGTCATGGCCACAAAAACAAAGATCTTCTTCGTCATGGAGCATGTAAAAGGAGGTGAACTGTTTGCCAAGGTATCTAAAGGAAAGCTCAAGGAGGACATGGCAAGAAAGTACTTTCGACAACTCGTAAGCGCTGTTGAATTTTGCCATAGTCGTGGTGTATCACATCGTGACCTGAAGCCTGAAAATCTTCTTTTGGACGAAAATGGAGACTTAAAAGTCTCCGATTTCGGGTTATCAGCGTTGCCAGAGCAGCATTGGAGTGATGGTATGCTCCACACGCAATGTGGCACGCCGGCTTACGTGGCACCTGAGATTTTGAGGAAAAAAGGATATGATGGAGCCAAGGCTGATATATGGTCTTGTGGTGTTGTTCTCTTCGTTTTTCTTGCCGGGTACTTACCATTTCAGGATGAGAACTTGATGAGAACTTATAGCAAGGTTTTCAAGGCAGATTATGAATTTCCGCCATGGATTTCTATGGACGCAAGGTGTTTGATCAAAAAGCTTTTGGTTGTTGACCCGGAAAAGAGGATTTCCTTTCAGCAAATAATGAGGAACCCTTGGTTTCGAAAGGGTTCCAATTTTGCTAAGTCAATTGCATCTTCAAATTCCATTGAAGATGATAAAAATGGAAAGGGCGAGAAAATTGGAAATTTGGGTAGGACAAGAAGCGGTAATATTCCTACTCCACCATTTTTAAATGCATTCGAGTTCATATCATCAATGTCCGAGGGATTCGACTTGTCGAACATGTTTGAGACCAAGAGGAAATCAGGGTCCATGTTTACGTCCAAGTGCTCCGCCTCCACAATCATGGCGAAGCTGCAGGTGGTAGCTGAAAGGTTGAATTTCGGATTGGCATGTGAAAAGGAGTTTACTGTGAAGTTGCAGGGGAAAAAGGAGGGGAGGAAAGGGAAGTTGGCGGTGACAGCGGAGTTGTATCAGGTGGCGGCGGAGGTGGCGGTGGTAGAGTTTTCACAGTTGGCTGGGGACACTCTTGAATACACTAAGTTTTGTGAGGAGGATGTGAGGCCAGCACTGAAGGACATTGTTTGGACTTGGCAAGGTGAGGAAAATGAATGTTCACAAAAGAAAGTTGCAAACCCTAACTGCCATTAA